The sequence GCCCGAGATGATGGTGGCCTCATCGCAGTCCACAATGGAGAGGATCCGCTCGACTGGCAGCGTCTCGGCGGAATCGTCTTCGAGATCGCGATTCCTTCCGCGCGCCCATCCGGCTTCAGCAGCAGCTGATGATACCAAACCCAAGCCCGTGACCAATTTGATCCAGAAAATTGAAGATCTGGAACATTACATCGGAAATCTTTTAGAAGCTTCTTCATTCCAGTCGCTCAAGACTCCGGCGGTACATGAGGCTCATCCGTCGACGGTTGAACGGCCGAGGGACGTtgctccatcttcttcttatcGTCCATCACCAGGGCCGGAGGAATTACCAAAGATAAGGAGACAAGTCCCAACCAAGATGACCTCAttccgtcctcctcctccttcccaCCTTCCCCTCCATCCGCCCGCTCCAATGTCACCTCCCGCGTCGGCATCTCTTTCGAGTCGAACGGTTCCGGATGGACCCACACGAGTCGCCCACCCACCACCGACGCCCCCGACGCGCATCTCTTcggtacagcagcagcagcagccacaacCGTATCAGCTGCTGGACACGACCGCCTCCACCGAATACCATCCGCTTCCTGATCACCTGGCCGCATTTCTCCAGTTGGACAACAGGCGATCGCGCAATGGATCACCCACCGTCTGCCAGCGCCCGGAAGTGGCGTCACAATCGAAAGCGGACCCTAAGCCGAGTGACGGGCGTTCCAGATACGTCACGGAAGAGGCTGCCGAGTTGAGCTCTCTTTTCCAGCGACTTTCTCGTCTTCCGGAAGCCACTGCGGCCGCCGGCCAAACCCAAGCGCGACCGAAGCCTGCGCAACAACATCGTCCAACCGGTGCAGCCGGACGGGAGGCGGAAGAACCGCAAACCTACTTTCGCGACTTCAACGAAATCCTGCAGATGGATCCCAACCCGTTGACGGAGCGGTCCAACAGCTGGAAGAGAGTTGCCTCACGGCCGGCAGCTGCTGCCCGCCGTGATGCTAGCGGTGCCGACGGTTTCCCCCTTCCGGCGATGGCGCCGTACAACATTCTCTCGGCTCTTAGCGACGAGCTCAAAGCGACCATGAAACGGATCCCGCGGGGCAACGATAATTCCTCCGACTCGGACTTTCAGTCACGACTCTCCGTTTCTGACATATCTGTGCCGGATGCGGTCGCCAAAGTTGCCACTTACACCACCGCAAACGCCCAGCTCGCCCAGCCTGGCGTCTCCTCCTCATCCTCGCCCCATTCTTCATCGAAAAACGAAATCCAGTTGCCAAAAAACGGGTCAGGTTCTCGAACCGGCGTCCATGAGGCCGGTTCGAGAATGTCCAATCAACTGGAAAGTCATCCGGGACCACCCCCAGTGGCCAATCCGCCATCCAATGACGAGACGGATGCCAGCCAAATCCCGCAAGAACTGGACACCACTTATCTGACGCTGACCCCGCAGTACACCTCGTTCGAGGCGACTTTCTCGCTGGCCAGGCCGCTGGACTCGACAAGTATAACAGAAAGTGGGTTGGCAGCTCATCCGGCGGAAAGCGACTCCAATAATCGCTCCATGTTTTCCACCAAATTGAGTCCCATTCCGCGAGCCATTTCCCCGCTGACTCTCAATTCCGACTCGGACTCGAGCGCAATCAATACGGAACGGAAGCAGTCCACTTCGTCTTCCGATCGCTCCGAACGTGAGCGATCCATCGGAACGGAAAATGTCGTCAACGAGACCACCAGCCGCTTAGTCACGACTCCGTCGTCACGCACTGTCCAGCCTCTGCAGCCGGGAAGTTTGGCGGAAGAACACGCCAAAAAATCGGACGAGCTGCTGGCCCGGCTCCGGGCCGAGATCCAGCGCGACGAAAGCCTCTACCGCTCGATCCAGCACGTTGACCGTCTGGAGGATTCCGCCATAAAAGACTCGTCGAAACGATTTCGCATTCAAATCGATTCCAAGACGCGGACGTTTTTCGAGGCGCAGACCGATGCCCTGCGATCCATCGCTCAAGATGTCAGAGGTGGGCTGGCGGCCAATGCATCCGTCTTCTTGCAAGGCAGTCAGGCGGCCATGGAAGTGGATCGAGTTCAGAGCCAGACCCGCAAAACATTGGATTCCGGTCGTCAAACGTACAGCTCCGATTTCGACGAACCTTCCGTGCGGAGTTCGCCCGAAATACCCACCGAAATGCCCACGGAATCCCAGGCGGGGGCGGCGGCATCCACCGCTCAATCCGCCAGTCAACAGTCGCCCAAACGCTCAACGGATTTCGGATCGGATTCGGAGCGTAGCGGGCTGGATTCGTCGGCGCTCTCGAACGTTTCGGTGCTGCCACCCAAAGCAGTCGACGTTCTGCTCCAGGAAGAGGCTAAACAGCAGCGGCTACTGCTCAAGCTGCGCGAGAAGGCGCAGGTCGAGAAAACGCTGGCCGAGCTGGAGCTCCTACAGATGCAGAAGCGCATTTTGCGGGCCCAGGGCGAGCGTGACAAGGCGGCCagcataaaaaagaaacagcgcGGATTGCTGTTGAAACTGCAGGAGGAGCGGGCGCGCATCGAAGCCCTACGACGCCAGCACAAGAAAGAGGAGCAGCGGAGCAAAGCATCGTCGGATTACCAGCACTACGACAGCAGTTCCTGGGAGACGGACGTGAGCGCTGTCTCTAATTCGACCGTCGGTGCAGGGGACACGTCGGCTTCCATCGTCGGTGAAGCTTCCAATATCGACCAGCTGGCCGATTCGTCATCCACCTCCACTCTCCAGCAAGTCATCAGCGAAGCCGCTCACATTCAGGttggttattcttttttctcttttttgtctcttttgttttgtttgttttttgttgcctAAATTCCTAATTTGATTATAACGTTTCCATGGCGTGTTGATGTCCATATTCCGTTTGCACAAATCACAGCCACCTTCCAGCAATGACGAAGCGGTCGACGATGACGCCGAGGTGAGCCAGCAACTTAGCCGCTCCACTCGCAGCGAACTGGAAGGTCACGACTCCGGCTCGGCCTTGTCCAATCTCCGGTTACGTGCACCCTTGTCTCCCAGAACGACCGCCGACAGCATACGATTTCGGACGAAATTCCGCCGTCGGCACTCGAGCGGCTCGGACGATTCCATCAACCTGTCTCAGAATGGTAATCCAGACAACTTTCTATCCATCCctattttgttgtgtgtgtgaatcATTTAGGCGTCGTTTGTGAATCAGAACATTCACGCCTTGATTCCCTCGtcggataataataataataactgtgTGTTTCCATTTTGCAGAAACAGCGTCTGACGTCAGCGATGTCGAGAGTCGCCTACTGGCCTTGACAGATCAACTCCAGCGCCGTCAAACGGAAGCCCAGCGTTTGAAGACCGAACACAGGAGGCTCAGCAAGGAGAAATTTAAGGCCCAAGAAAGTGCCTTGATCAAACAGATTGAGGTaaaggacttttttttttcttatttatctgTTGGATCATTTTTCCTCGTTTGTTTCACTGACGTGGCCCGTGACTCGTGGAATTTACACCCTATTATTTTCCCCCGCCAGGTTTACGACCGTTGTATCACCGACCTTCGTTCCCAGCTGGATGCCGATGCCGAAACGGGCGCAACCGCCAATGCCGTTTTAGCTGTCCGACCTGTCATCCGTCAGCCGCGAGCCCTCATCCGCGCCGATGAGGCCAAGTCGCCAACGTCGGCTCGATCGGAATCCGAGCCCAAGATTTCGGAATCGGAATCGGCCAAGTCGTTGGAGGTGGAAGGACAGACTCCACCGACGGAACACAAAGCAGTAGAACAGTCCTCGGGGAGCTCTTCCATcagcacgcaaattcaaacCGAAGCGGATGAGTCCATCGGTCAGCTGAGCGACCATGAATCCGTCCGAGGTGAACTGCTGGTTGAAGAAGGTGAAGCGACCATGTTGCCGGTTGTCGAATCCGCCGAATCGGAAAAATCTCTCTCGGAACTATCAACCGATCCGTCGGCAGCCCAGGATAACCAGGCCGAGATATCCGACTCGGGTCGAACGgatcttttcaatcaaacgatGATCATCAAAAGTGACGTTCAAGTCAGAGAAGAATTGGCGGAAGAAATTTCCAGATCCATTTTGGACATCCTGGTGGAGGAAACCATCACTCTGGCCATGCGTTGCCtcctgaagaagaaaaaggagacagAGGAGGTGGATCCTGTGTCCAGTAAAACATCGGCGGATGTGTTGCAACGTGTCAGCGCTTTGCTGTCAACCTCGGCGACGGAAGTGCCCAAGGAGAATCGCTCCCAGTTGTACCTGACCACGACTTTCGATCTTCtcagtcccgacgatggacatTCGCCAATCAGTCATCCGGCCGGAAACACATTTGCTCCGCCTTGCGATTTGACCAGCGCCGAGGGACGTGACGCTCTCGAATCGAAACTCAATGATTTGCGTTTCGACAACGAATGGATCGACGACGACTTGGAAGTGGCCCCCGTTCTGCCGGACTCTGCTCCGGACGAAAATCGCGACAAGGTGATCCAGGAAGCCGAGGCCCTGGAGCGCGAACAAAAGCGGATTGAACAGGAGATCCAGCGGTTGAGCTCCGGATCGGTTCTCTATTTGCGGGAGATACCCAACAAGCCGCCTCCGCCTTACACTCCGCCGGGCCAGGCCCTCACTTGGCAAAAGATCCGCTCACCAGTCGTggcggaaaacaaacaaatcgttCCGAAATCCAAAGAAGATGTCGCTCGATATTGTAAGCGCTTTACAGAATTCCTACTCGACAACCACTCGCAGCCAGACATCCCCATTCCGGATGAGCTTCTTACGGTCGATCTCCAATCGCAATCGGATCAGCCAGCTGAATGGCAAGACAATTGCAGGGCTTTCTTGTCCCTGTTAGCCGATTTATCTCGTCTCCACTTGGCGGAGTTGAGAAAACGCAGCACATTCCTGGCCGGTCAGAAATTTGTGGGTGGCCGACCGATCCGGTCGCGCATGGAACTCGTAAAGGCCGTCGAAAGCGCCGTGCTAGTCCAAATGAATTACCAGCCGCGCTTGCTTCGCGAAAGCCAACTGGCCAGGTGGTCGCAGAAGAAACGCGATCGAGTTGATGAAATTCTGGTACGCGAATTGCAAATCGAGGAGAAGTTCTGGACGGATTTCTCCAGCGAAGAAGTTCAAGTCAAACACCAAACAGCCGAGGCCATACTCGATTTGCTGCTGGACGAAACCGCCTTCATTTGCAAACGAATTATGCAAACCGCCAAATAATAGCCCGACTCTCGTTCGTCTTTTAATGTTTGAAAACCGTTTGCCAattttcagaaatttttcgCGCTgactaatataataataataatacactgctatttttcgaatcgaccGCTCGTTTCTTTCTCCTGTGTATGTCGTGTGCATTGCAGGCAGGAATGAAAGCGGATGCCCGCGCCGAGGAAAGTTTGGTATTGTTCCAACAACTGGAAAATTAGTTTGGTCAAAAGTAATCAGCCTatggtaattgattttttttgtgcgtGTGGCGTTGTCTTCGTCTTAGTAACTCAAGGCTATTTTGACACCTTTTAAGAGATTTCCCTTTTCCTTGACTGGAGGGGTACGTGACTGCGCCAGTATGTACGGTACGTCCCTTTCATACCTGTAATTGCCTCTTCATGTGCTGTGTGTCTGTTGTGAAACCCTGCAACATCGCCGCCagcgattttccttttttcggtaAGACTCTCTGTATTAATAGGTCTATACTCTATTGTGTATGTTTAGGAAGGTTATGAGAGGTGCCATACATAGTTATAGATATTTCGTTTACTGATcagtgactttttttttgtaacattCTACCAGCAGTTTTTATgggcaattttttgttgttgaaacggAGTTTAAATTCCAACAACGGGTTTAGGAGTAGCGAAAGGCTGTGCTTTTATTTATGATCAATTATGTACGCCATCAGTTACCAAGTATTTAGACAAATAagctgttctttttttgtgtaattaaattttcaccttcatacttgaaattcttcaGCCTTTTGCACAGTCTCTGTTCTCGCCCTTTTCAgctctaaattatttttaatgtgAGAGACCTCTGGTACGCAACGATGTGATCgattttttgttctctccttcttttgcAGCTTAACTCAAGGCTATATGTAGGACACTTGCACAGAGATAAGATTTCCCTTTCCTTGGCTGTATGGATAGCCAGGTAGTAGTATCAGCAGCTCGTTCAGGTTTGACCTCCTCGTAATGCACGTGAACGTTTTATGAAACCTCGGGTTGCCGTTTTCATCGTCAGCTGCAATTTGTGTTTGAAATCAATTCGATTCGCCGGCCTTGCTGTTAATAATTCTTATGTGGTCTTTTACTGCATACGACGAGTTGAATAATATCAGATATCATTACCATACTGGAACGGAGaccctttttccttcaaataAGACTGTCCATTTCGATTTAGCAGCTGCTCGATTGATCAATGGAAAATAACTTCAAATATCTTAATCTATTGAGAAATCCACTCTCTCtgtgttttagttttttttttcactctttAGGCGCTTTGTTGTTTGAATAAGCTATCATGATCGCCACAATGGAATTTGCCGTTCGGTCTGGGTGCAGTTCCAATGTTGGAAAGTGAAAATAAAGCGGATATCCCGCATTTGGATTGTTTTGGCGTTCCTTCATGAAGCAATTTTACCACCAAGACTTGGCTGTGTATAAATTACGCAACCCTCTCTCTTTAGATCAATTGCAAGAGTTTGCGGTCAAGTAAAACTGCTGCATGGGAGGACAACCTGGTCACGCTTTTGCGGGAggcaaatgtttttatttttgttttgtttttttaactttttcacGACATTATGTCGACGATTACTATTTGACTTGATGGATTGACAGATATTAAATGGTCATTAAATCTtagctttaaaataaagagttCTAGAACTTTGTCACTTAATTCCAATATGATGCGAATCTTCTGATGCCTATGCTAAGTATGAAGCGAGAGCTGGACAAGGTTAATGCGTTTTTACATTAACAAAAATTACTTAGGACGTAGAAATTGTGGTAGAAATCTCTGGATTCTGGAGTCAGTTAACTGGACTTGACTGGACCACTGGACCTTCTGAGTTCTGAGTTCTGAAGCGGCAAGAATGCAGTAAGAATAAGAAAGGGAAACTAAAGATTCTGTGATCTATTACTTAAAAATAGTTAACTTATTATCCGATCTCCgttgtttaactttttaattgttttttggaATTTGAAGTAACGAACGACGTGTCATACTGTCATGTGATGTCTGTGACGTGACTGTGCAACCACACCAAAACccattactagatgtcgccagtgtcgTCAATGTTGTTCTTACATCGTGAAACGGGGTGTCGGTAAAGTGCAGGGTGCAGGACTGCAGGTGCAGGTTGCACGGGGGGTAAAGTGCGGAGTCTGGAGTGCAGGGTGCGGCGTGCGGTTGGTGGGTAAAATGCAGGTCCATATGCCGCTCACAGAAAGTGCAGGTTAGGTTTtatgtcttttaaaaaaactggtgGTGTACTAATTTAATtacattgaaactttttttttaacatgagTCCACCACTCAATCAGGCCAAAAcgttttgggggtttacaatttttggaaaagggtGACGAAGGCATCGCAGCCAGTCCCCGTATCAACCATTTTGTGCAGAATTTTACGGAAAACTCAATGGTGAAATCCGCAATGTTCTAGCTAGCatagtttttaaattatttaataaaaactaagggACCCCCCAGAAATTGTAGtgtttttttccgatttttgaCATCAGTTTTCGGGCAAACcagacctttaaaaaaaatctaatttttcagaatgaaaGATTTTGCCCCATTCCAGAGACATCTTGCCCCGTTTTTATCTTAAACGGTTATTAGCAGAGATATTGGCAATTGAAaatcttggaaatttttcgaCATTTTCTGAAGATTTTCGCCATTGACAAACGTCACTTCgccacgccatctagcggccgattttcaaaaaagcaaaGGAGATCTATTCTTCTGgccattaatttttgattgattgaatgattgagaaaagaatggaatcgATGTAAAACTGCTGGGCTAGGTTGGCTATCCATAgttgaaattcgaaaaaaaatgggaCGGATTTAtaggaagaaaacaattttcttaTGTCAACTTACTTGCCACAGTGAAATCCATCGCAATGTTTGCTAAATTGTTTGCGAAACCTACGATGCTGTCTACCGTTACCTTTGGTATATTCGACCGAAAGATAGATTTGTTTGAAATCACAAATCTCGGAGAATTAATTTATCAATTGTTTAGCGTTCTGACTCACTCCACCAAAGAGTTCACTAAATTGGAGTGGCAGCATTTGAAGaagtatttttcatatttcaacCGCAGCTTGTTCGCAGAACGCACGGACACTGTTCTTCATGTTGTAGTTCGCAAAAAATGTGTGTTTCCCGACGTGGTAAGAAAAATCCTCAAACTTGGAGCTAACCCAAACGCCATAGACCACAACGGACGTACACCACTCCACCTTTTAGCGGCAAGGTGCGGCGAAGATCCAGAATATTTTGCAGATCTAATCAAGTTTCTGGTGGATGCTGGTGTGCATCTCGACATTGCCGCAGATGGCGGGAAAACTGTTAAAAGTATTCTTGGGGACATTGTTAAGGAATGGAAGGATGATAATATGTCTGTTGATCCCTAGAATCTCTAATTAACACCATTTTCCCATTAACTTGCCTCTGTGCACGAGTTATCGGTCTGAATGGAATTCCATACGACGAAGATCAACTTCCTCCTCATCTCCAAGAATTGGTGTCTCTTCATAGCTCTGCTCAAGGTAATTGGAAAGTGCAATTTAATTTGTGTAGATTTtaatcatcttcttcatcgttTTAATAGATTCCATGGATCTCTCTTGAAAGAATGACCACAAGCAGCTCTCAAAAGAATAGCTCTAATAGCTGGCGGGTTTTGGTTCAAGTTGTTTCTCAGCAGCTATCTCTGTATCGAAAACCATTCAATTTATGTCCTGAGTTTTGATTCCAAATCTTATATACCTTTTCACGTTCCTGGTGTGTATTGAATTGATCTGTTCTTCTGTTTGTATTTCTTCCGAGTCCATTGGACTCGTAATAAAGACTGTGTTTATGACCACGACAAATTTAGTTGTTAGTAAAATCAagacaggaaaagaaaaaatgtgattAAATTCTGACGAAGCACGACAGAGGCAATGAAAAATCTTTGCGTTGCTTCTCaacatttataaattttacgtCCTagtataatttgaataatcaatTAATCGTTGTTGAACTTTAgggtgtttgttttatttaaaatgaacTAGTTACACAATATGGTCTTGTACCAATTCAAATGGTCGTCACAACGATCCGCTTCAGAATCCAATAAAACCATTTGCATGTAATGCGATATTATGTAATTACAGATTGCTTGTAATATATAAACGATGTAGGCGGAGCAGCATCACGGCAGCTGTCGTGAAATCTTTATTAATACTCCCGCGCACCGTTTGACATTTGAAACAGGCCTCGaggcaaaaaaatgaaaactactactaccactacACACTGCCAGCATATGAAGACTTGACCTTTGAACTGGTTGAGCTATATAGAAAGGTCGTCGCGTCTGATTATTAGCGGGTGAAAAAGTACAAACGCCCCATGgcactaaaataataataatagtacgTGGATGTGTGGGCCTTGGCTGTGTGCTATATGGCTGGCCTTAAATTTTCTGTGTCAACTGgacgttaaccaatcagcctCCAAAAGccggacacacacaaaagggtATACACAATGTCTCACAATGCACACGGTGACCTTTTTTTAAGGCCTTACAGCAACCTGAGAAATGTGTGTCTAGAAAACCCCAATCCAATtatccaatttttaatttagtttttatttactcggctctttttcttcttttttcgacaGAGAGATTACATCCTCCTAGCCCGCCTTATAGTCGCTTATTCTGATGTACTGGTACAAACAACATGCTATGAAAGAGATGGAGATAGAGCAGCAGTAGGAACTCGGGATCACCTAATACACACATCCAGCGTGAAAATACCTAAACACAAAGTCTTGGGGCGACTGGCTGGCCCTCCTCTTTAAACTCTCCCGTAGACATCCCATCCAtcctctctcctctctctacCAACTGCCAACACGTTTTCAGCGCATCCCACCCCATTCCGGATAATacgtacaaaataaaaaaacaactccTCCTATTACTTCCACTtaccttcctttttcttcaaagacCAGATGTTTCCAAACTCCAATTTTAGCGGCATCTAAAAGTAAaagtgattaaaaaaatactcgAGAAATGAAACACGACATGGCAAAGACATCAAACGTaacaaaggaaaacaaaacagatctaaagtgaaaaacaatcatataaaaaaataaatgtaataataaattaaatctTGGATCTTTGTTGTTTTGACGTCGAGTCGCATGATCATTTCCGTGGAGAAGCTCAAGGTCGAATTGGTCATACAtgaatggaaatgaaataaaaaataggatAATTATTAGTTATAGTTAACATTGATGATTTcaaattacataaaaaaagatatggaaatttataaaaaaaaagaattgaattaaACTTAAGTCAACGGTCCCGCAATAGACAATAGTGTTTTACGACCACTTGATTTTCAGGAAGGTCAAAAAAACCAACGAGTCAACCACTAGATcgtaaaaaacacacacattaAGACTAGCCGACGACCACTTGATTTTCAGGAAGGTCCGAAAACCGACGAGTCAACTACTAGATCGTCAATCCAgccaataaaaaaagcaaatatctAATataaatgggaaatttttttttggttttggaggGCAGATGCAAAATGCCCCAACGCAGGGCTTTCAAAAAGAGTACATGTACATTCAAAAGAGTACTTTTCAGAGAGAGTAGAACACAGGAAATGGAGTAGAGTGGTTGGATGGAGAACAACATACTACTGCAAAATGCCCCATGCAGGGTTTTCAGAGAGAGTAGAACAAAGGAAATGGAGTAGAGTGGTTGGATGGAGAACAACATACTACTGAAAAATGCCCCATGCAGGGCTTTtcagagagagaagaacaCAGGGATGGAGAGAGTAAAGGAATGGAGAGAGTACAGGGATGGAAGGAGATTGTTGATTTACACGGGCATAtaataacaaatattataCATGACCTGCTCTGCTTGGAGATTTTAGTATTTCGGAACTTCAGTGTAGTAGTGGGTTGTGACTGCTTCCTGGAGGTAGCTGGAACGGGCTGCTGTTACACTTTCCTATCCAGCAGATATGCAGTTGGAAATGTCCATTAGTTCCTAAACGAAACACAACTGCAGGACCATCTGCACAAACGATAAAATATGACAAGTTGTTGATTATGTTTTCTCGTGAATCAATAATTTGTAATTTACCTCACTTCTCCAACATGAAATTTCTCAAAGCCGTATGTTGGGAGCTAATCCTATGCCTCTTGATCTTTTGCAAgattgaaaattcttttcagtgacgtaaaattattttgcacTACTTGATTGATGGTTAACACTGCCAAACACAGAGGTCGGTCCAACAAGACgacacaaaaggaaaaagtgaaaaatttaGTGACTTGTATCCAGTGCATACTGatataaaaaattaccttGAAATTGTTCCACTTGAGCAGGTTTCTGtataaaactaatttttaataTAACAGAACTGTACAGCGAAACATCGTTGGTCGTAAACTGCGATTGTTTATTTACAATTTGGTTTCTTTGTGCTTGGCTAGCACGCCACCATCTTAGAAGAAAAACtcacacaaacaacaaagcCAAGCACAGCAGCGTTGCCATATGTACACCAAgtggtgtttttttattattccgatTAAATAAGCGagctaaataataaattatctttttttgtttatatcaTCAaactagtttttgtttttaatttgttaaaaCTCATGATCTAGTTTACATGTGTCTTAATGTTGCAACGCTGCACGTTAAGCCCAAGTTCctgtttctatttgttttcccacCATTCGCACTTTTCGTCTTGGCAGTATACTTGCTGAAGCTAAGTTATCGTTAcctgaagaaaatgaatgaagAAGATATCCAAGCACTAGAGTCATGGAGGGATAGCTTAAGCACAGGCGCAATTCCGGTaatgttatttaatttttttttccaaattttatgTGTAATTGtaaatgtatttatttttcaaactaGACCATCATTAGGAATTGCCTCAAAAAACACCAGtatttttgcaagttttggtaAAACAAATTAGAATAAATATACTGCATTTGTAGAGTTTTTAAATTCATGCTCTTACAATAGGGTTGCAAAGCTGTAAAGAGTGTTACACATGTTCGTTATGGACTTGTCATCTATGATGGAAAATATTCCTATGCATATGGAATGTTGCCAAAACACCTCAATCATCTTGTCGAGGATGGTCTGCTGGAAATGTTTACaatcattaaattaaaacagttTGTCATTGTATGCCCATCAGTAGTTGCTTCTGGAGTTGATGGAAAGAAAGGATACGAAATCCTTCTTTGGGATATCGTGCCACTTACGCCTGGTATTGAGGTATggtcactttgtttaatttcaagattgaaattgaaactttatttttatcaatGCTTGTTCAGGTGGGAGAAATCCTCGGAAACCCTCAGACTGTTTATGATGAAGGAGTCTGGACGGCAGATGTCCCCACAGTCACCAACAACTTTGTTCCCTTTGATCAGCTACCTAACCTGGAAGATGACAGTATCATTGGTAAGTTGTCTAGGTGCActatcatttaaatttttcctatTTGAACGTTAACTGAGACATGACTAATTGACCCTGCATTCAGATGTTATTGGTTTGGTGTTGCATTTTCATGAAATGGTTTTGGTTGATGGTTTTAAAATAACGAGGTCTCTTACAGCTTAACAGAGAGCGCTAGGGGTTTTACGCAGGATACTCGTAAGAACCACCTAGCGGCTGTCCCAGTTTCcgtgcaggatactgtacacaTTTCAATTATATCCCTACTGGATTGTATCATTTGGATAAGTGTCGTCTAAAGTAAACGAAGATTAACATCacactaaaatgaaaaaatattgataaaAATGTTGCACGATAAATTGACggagaataataagaaaaagaactaaaGTGACCGCCAGATGTagaagaaatttcatttgacttTTAGCCCTtcaaagaatttcaattgcTTTCGTGTAGCCTCCGCGTAATTGGAAACCTTACGATAATTAAGACAAACACCGGTTC is a genomic window of Daphnia pulicaria isolate SC F1-1A chromosome 2, SC_F0-13Bv2, whole genome shotgun sequence containing:
- the LOC124326972 gene encoding uncharacterized protein LOC124326972 isoform X2: MPRRLEIRTTILGKKSDERSRRKDSNANDLYADEALQLLEEIEQLKSNIQKTDERILGTYTKSPCKAKKKKPEVPARKVVYDVFYPAMDAAGSRVEEEKHGRRRPVRDTVVSHCLNAGGASARAAAAAMAYSDDDDDVTPSAFATYSVPGRPWISCTTNFTPAPMASQFTEPSHGPSFWPVAATTTRRTQQQQQQQQQRSNLDDEKVQPTIRHDEPHQRATAVDNQSATGGGSSGDTNGEQPTTGRVSSFKRIYATSRASSTERNAHLVSGETQITPGGSATASSHDHDHDPRIEQRQPTAGGNAGGRQDLDGHVGDGGGGGGEDDDDDREDKPVESCLAVSSADGENSGHASMPLNSTDLSNNLGPQWVDGAEVDESFQPVPPDVGRPAAVGLLEEDSPPEQVPIHLERLDDNIVDLPAVPEEQELTTDPGNNGKAERVRHYDRDEIRQYMQKQKKERKEKATKGSAGYVCHHTRISPIKRSDLGLPDKPLVQIKRKQQQPKLGPDPTNDKPKPEKIISIPKIVQREKTKKVDKEPEKKKPREQEASREKCVQTEPMLGVRQTTDEATQMTARSEVNDSSTDWLHTVPTSATTGRTAAQLPPPEMMVASSQSTMERIRSTGSVSAESSSRSRFLPRAHPASAAADDTKPKPVTNLIQKIEDLEHYIGNLLEASSFQSLKTPAVHEAHPSTVERPRDVAPSSSYRPSPGPEELPKIRRQVPTKMTSFRPPPPSHLPLHPPAPMSPPASASLSSRTVPDGPTRVAHPPPTPPTRISSVQQQQQPQPYQLLDTTASTEYHPLPDHLAAFLQLDNRRSRNGSPTVCQRPEVASQSKADPKPSDGRSRYVTEEAAELSSLFQRLSRLPEATAAAGQTQARPKPAQQHRPTGAAGREAEEPQTYFRDFNEILQMDPNPLTERSNSWKRVASRPAAAARRDASGADGFPLPAMAPYNILSALSDELKATMKRIPRGNDNSSDSDFQSRLSVSDISVPDAVAKVATYTTANAQLAQPGVSSSSSPHSSSKNEIQLPKNGSGSRTGVHEAGSRMSNQLESHPGPPPVANPPSNDETDASQIPQELDTTYLTLTPQYTSFEATFSLARPLDSTSITESGLAAHPAESDSNNRSMFSTKLSPIPRAISPLTLNSDSDSSAINTERKQSTSSSDRSERERSIGTENVVNETTSRLVTTPSSRTVQPLQPGSLAEEHAKKSDELLARLRAEIQRDESLYRSIQHVDRLEDSAIKDSSKRFRIQIDSKTRTFFEAQTDALRSIAQDVRGGLAANASVFLQGSQAAMEVDRVQSQTRKTLDSGRQTYSSDFDEPSVRSSPEIPTEMPTESQAGAAASTAQSASQQSPKRSTDFGSDSERSGLDSSALSNVSVLPPKAVDVLLQEEAKQQRLLLKLREKAQVEKTLAELELLQMQKRILRAQGERDKAASIKKKQRGLLLKLQEERARIEALRRQHKKEEQRSKASSDYQHYDSSSWETDVSAVSNSTVGAGDTSASIVGEASNIDQLADSSSTSTLQQVISEAAHIQPPSSNDEAVDDDAEVSQQLSRSTRSELEGHDSGSALSNLRLRAPLSPRTTADSIRFRTKFRRRHSSGSDDSINLSQNETASDVSDVESRLLALTDQLQRRQTEAQRLKTEHRRLSKEKFKAQESALIKQIEVYDRCITDLRSQLDADAETGATANAVLAVRPVIRQPRALIRADEAKSPTSARSESEPKISESESAKSLEVEGQTPPTEHKAVEQSSGSSSISTQIQTEADESIGQLSDHESVRGELLVEEGEATMLPVVESAESEKSLSELSTDPSAAQDNQAEISDSGRTDLFNQTMIIKSDVQVREELAEEISRSILDILVEETITLAMRCLLKKKKETEEVDPVSSKTSADVLQRVSALLSTSATEVPKENRSQLYLTTTFDLLSPDDGHSPISHPAGNTFAPPCDLTSAEGRDALESKLNDLRFDNEWIDDDLEVAPVLPDSAPDENRDKVIQEAEALEREQKRIEQEIQRLSSGSVLYLREIPNKPPPPYTPPGQALTWQKIRSPVVAENKQIVPKSKEDVARYCKRFTEFLLDNHSQPDIPIPDELLTVDLQSQSDQPAEWQDNCRAFLSLLADLSRLHLAELRKRSTFLAGQKFVGGRPIRSRMELVKAVESAVLVQMNYQPRLLRESQLARWSQKKRDRVDEILVRELQIEEKFWTDFSSEEVQVKHQTAEAILDLLLDETAFICKRIMQTAK